The Triticum aestivum cultivar Chinese Spring chromosome 7B, IWGSC CS RefSeq v2.1, whole genome shotgun sequence genome window below encodes:
- the LOC123160607 gene encoding endoglucanase 16 (The sequence of the model RefSeq protein was modified relative to this genomic sequence to represent the inferred CDS: added 52 bases not found in genome assembly) yields the protein MRSSSGAAAWALGVAVAFFLAAEAAGAAPVPHDYEQALRKSLLYFEAQRSGRLPHGQRVAWRDHSGLTDGLEQGVDLVGGYYDAGDHVKFGLPMAFTVTMLSWSLLEYGGDVAAAGELAHALESIKWGTDYFIKAHTKPDELWAEVGDGDTDHYCWQRPEDMTTSRQAYKVDRERPGSDVAGETAAALAAASMAFRETNPHYAHLLLHHAQQLFEFADKYRGKYDSSIAEVKSYYASVSGYHDELLWAALWLHRATGRASYLDYVVDNAHEFGGTGWAITEFSWDVKYAGVQILATRLLLRGDHEERHRATLEGYRAKAEHYVCACMGKNAAAEDNVERSPGGMLYVRQWNNMQYVTSAAYLLSVYSGYLTEAGDGGAAVTCAGGGGSADAGEVFAHARAQVDYVLGSNPRGISYLVGYGAKFPARVHHRAASIVPYKDRKEFIGCAQGFDDWFGRKSANPNVVVGAIVGGPDRHDRFRDDRVNYMQTEACTYNTAPMVGMFAMLNRVARQQGPSPATQRPESSRSTAAE from the exons TCTtcctggcggcggaggcggccggcgcGGCGCCCGTGCCGCACGACTATGAGCAGGCCCTGCGGAAGAGCCTGCTCTACTTCGAGGCGCAGCGGTCGGGGCGGCTGCCGCACGGCCAGCGCGTCGCCTGGCGCGACCACTCCGGCCTCACCGACGGCCTCGAGCAAGGA GTGGATTTGGTGGGCGGATACTACGATGCCGGCGACCACGTCAAGTTCGGGCTGCCCATGGCGTTCACGGTGACCATGCTGTCGTGGAGCCTTCTGGAGTACGGCGGCGACGTGGcggccgccggcgagctcgcccacGCCCTCGAGTCCATCAAGTGGGGCACCGACTACTTCATCAAGGCGCACACCAAGCCCGACGAGCTCTGGGCCGAG GTTGGCGACGGCGACACCGATCACTACTGCTGGCAGCGGCCGGAGGACATGACCACGTCGCGCCAGGCCTACAAGGTCGACCGCGAGCGCCCCGGCTCCGACGTCGCCGGCGAGAccgccgccgccctggccgccgcctccatgGCGTTCCGCGAGACCAACCCGCACTacgcccacctcctcctccaccatgcccaGCAG CTGTTCGAGTTCGCTGACAAGTACAGAGGCAAGTACGACAGCAGCATCGCCGAGGTGAAGAGCTACTACGCGTCCGTCAGCGGCTACCACGACGAGCTGCTCTGGGCGGCGCTCTGGCTCCACCGCGCCACCGGCAGGGCCAGCTACCTCGACTACGTGGTGGACAACGCGCACGAGTTCGGCGGTACCGGATGGGCCATCACCGAGTTCAGCTGGGACGTCAAGTACGCCGGCGTCCAGATCCTCGCCACCCGGCTGCTGCTGCGGGGCGATCACGAGGAGCGCCACCGGGCCACGCTCGAGGGGTACCGCGCCAAGGCGGAGCACTACGTGTGCGCGTGCATGGGCAAGAACGCCGCCGCCGAGGACAACGTGGAGCGCAGCCCCGGCGGGATGCTCTACGTGCGCCAGTGGAACAACATGCAGTACGTCACCAGCGCCGCGTACCTCCTCTCCGTCTACTCGGGCTACCTCACggaggccggcgacggcggcgcggccgTGACGTGCGCGGGCGGCGGGGGGTCGGCAGACGCCGGCGAGGTGTTCGCGCACGCCCGGGCGCAGGTGGACTACGTGCTGGGGAGCAACCCGCGCGGGATCAGCTACCTGGTGGGGTACGGCGCCAAGTTCCCGGCGAGGGTGCACCACCGCGCCGCGTCCATCGTGCCGTACAAGGACAGGAAGGAGTTCATCGGGTGCGCGCAGGGGTTCGACGACTGGTTCGGCCGCAAGAGCGCCAACCCCAACGTGGTCGTCGGCGCCATCGTCGGCGGGCCCGACCGCCACGACAGGTTCAGGGACGACAGGGTCAACTACATGCAGACGGAGGCGTGCACGTACAACACCGCCCCCATGGTCGGCATGTTCGCCATGCTCAACAGGGTGGCGCGGCAGCAGGGCCCCTCGCCGGCGACGCAACGGCCGGAGAGCAGTAGAAGTACTGCGGCGGAGTGA